The Cucurbita pepo subsp. pepo cultivar mu-cu-16 chromosome LG18, ASM280686v2, whole genome shotgun sequence nucleotide sequence AAGTGCCACGTAATAAGAACTGCCGTCTGACACAGACCGTCTGAATTCCACGTACCCCACATCCCTTCCCGaccgattttttttttttttttttttttttttaatcgaaggaaaataaaataaccaaataaaaattaaataatttcgaGTTGCTCggaaatatttttctatttttataataagaattaaatgtaaatatgctattaaaggtattttttaaaacgcccTCCACTGTATATTACTTGTCAATTATCAATTTAtctcaacaaaataatatgataatgtaatttcaaaatatttttctaattttagaaaaagaatcaaaattcgAATATTCggactataaaaaaaaaaggaaaagaaaatattaggCTCTTAATTAGTTTTacaaattgataaaaaaaaatatattataaatattttatgaaattataattatcaaatcaaattttaaaaaaataaataataaaattgacgAGTGGCTGAGCCTGAGAGTGCGTGCGGCGACCGTAGAATTGAACGCAGGCATTCCCTAACCGACACGTGGattctttaaactttcattattttgttttcaccCCTTTCCCCaccctattttattttatcgcccattctacaaaaataattaaatctacCACCCTACGAATTTTatgtattctaattaattaattaaattttattataaaaaaaaacatcaatttttaatttattttcatttaaacattaaaatatttttttgggaCATGGTCTTGTCTCTTTAtacaaattgttttttttttttttaaataataatattaaaaaataggaCCCACCATATATCCCATTCAATTTAATGTTGGGGAGAgaccaaaataaattaaagaaggGTCACAGGCTGGTGATGTTATGGGAGTTGGCACCTTCCATTTTAGCATATCATCGCTATGCATTTACCTTttttggagaaagaaacattcatcgctattattactattactTTAACGTGGTCAATGCATGTGGAAAAGTCTCTGCGTACATTTTAACCTCCAATTGGAGATGTTCACGAGGTGAGAACGAATCGGGATGAAGATTCTTTGTAGGAAAGTTCTCGAGAATCATATTctcacaaaatatttatgtcgTTTTATAACGACAGAAATTCAACCACACGAAACAATggcatataattaattattcgtTAATAGGGTTCAGTGTCACAATTATTCtttaaagtatatatatatatatatataatataattataaagtaCTTGAATCATGtttaagaataatttattatattaaaagattGACAGattatcattaaaattaatttaattgttagtGTGATTAGGATTTGCGATATCATAATGAACCGATTAAATTAGTACAAGTCGTAATCTTAATTACACATGGTTAAAGTTATCTAATGCTCATaaaatcaaccaaataaagggtaaaatgtattttattgaTAGTTAGGATTGAATAATTCAGTTGAATTTAAacttaatatttgtttttgtttttttttttttttttaattatacgaagaaaaaaaaaacaaacttcatatgaggatttttctttttttttttttaaataatgaatcttttaataaaaaatgatatattgaaataaatttgttattatcaGAATATTCTCCATTGtgtcttttaataattattataattcaattattctaGATGAgacataatataattaaaaaagatacttgaaaataacttttttttaatgcatattaaattttcaaagtaATGTcactaataattaatttataatatttttagattgtttttttacttaattttgtttttaaaaaatgcaaatatataattattttgtttataatttttgtaggaaaaaacataaatgaccAGAAATTTATAAGCAGGTAGAGATTGATGTAAGAGATGTCTGAGATTCGTTTGTCTAAGACTAAGATTTGTTAGATGTCTACGATTTGTTAACTTTCTTCGAATTTGTTATTTGTGGGAGCATTTTGAGATGTCTAAGATTTGTTAACTTTCTTCGAATTTGTTATTTGTGGGAGCATTTTGTTTGCCTGAGACAAATTTGTAGCGTTTTGATTGTCTGAGACTGAGATAGTTTTGATTGTCTGAGACTGAGATAGTTTTGATTGTCTGAGACTGAGATAGAGACTGAGATAGTTTTGTCTGTCTGAGACTGAGATAGTTTTGTCTGTCTGAGACTGATATAGTTTTGTCTGTCTGAGACTGATATAGTTTTGTCTGTCTGAGACTGATATAGTTTTGTCTGTCTGAGACTGATATAGTTTTGTCTGTAGCATGTTAATAGAGAACTTTCTTCTTCGTTGGAGCATGTTAATGAAGAACTTTCTTCATATTATTcggatgagaagaagaagaaggaccGATGAACAGAAGGAGGACAGatgaacagaagaagaagaaggaggtaGGAGGTAGCAGATTAAGAGAGCTAAGAAATTTGGAAGGggcaaaatcaattttaacttatatttcacatattttatctaattaataaaattaattttcaaaatttggcaggttattttatattaaaaaagtcggtaataaaacaaaaaacatattaattttgaatttcataaatttaatgactggaacaataaaaaacaagCAATGGAAAATTCTTGCTTAAAGCTTAAGTAATTTAGATgtgaaattaatattacttaacaatacaaattataattttattcataattatgaTAGCCTTTACTATTTCGATTTCAGAAAATCTCGCTATAGCGTAGATCCAACTGAACATACATTCAAACCAACCATACACTGCAAATTCTCTCTCAAAAACAGAAAGATtcccagaaaaaaaaaaaaaacaaaaggaaaaggaaaaggaaatcgaAGAATTTCTATGAACATTGTTCTTGATAAACAAAACGCTTCTGGATGTCATGAATCATCTTCCGATCATGGCGAGTTCGCTTGCATTTTCCAGTTCCGGaatcagagaagaagaaacagaggaaaaaaaaacaggtacaaaaatctaattatatTTCAAGAAAGACTCGTTCAATCATCAAGATCGAACTGAACTAAGGCAATATCCTGTTGGATCTGTACACAAACGCTAGAGCTACACAAACTCACACGGAAAAATCGAGAAAAACGAAAATCAGCGAAGAGGATCGAAAGAACGAACATCCAGAAATAGGAAACTTAATTCGATTTAAGAAACAGCCAATCCAGTTCCATGATTGTTCATCAAACAAAACCTGGAAGGTTTGGGACGAAAATTCCTCCGCCGCTGAAGATCTTTACTGGAAGGATTGATGATCTGCAGAAGAAACGATCTCAACGCATTCGCCTTCGCCAACATCGTAAGCTTCAATTGAGCAGTGGTAATGGCAGCAATGGATGAGGACGATGACCTAGCGGAAACCTTGCGGCGGTTCCGATGAATACTGCAGCGGAAAGAGCCAGGATGGGTGGTGGGAGAACAGAGGCACTTGCGAGAACCGCCGATGCTCTGCAATTTGGGATTGGAGGATCCAGATTTTGAGGCCATTGAATTCGAGAGTGCAAAAGATTTCGTGAACTGATTATCCTTTTTGTGAGGGAAACTTGTGGAACAAGATTGCTGTATTGAGTTTGAGGttcgttctttttctttaccctatttttataaatgagtCTGAACTGTAATTACCTTATTGCCCCTCAATTTCTATGAAAAATTAActgaaattatgaaaattatggGATTAAGAGATGCTTAGTTTTGAGACattggttttttatttatttattttttttttcttcaattacaAAACGTCtaactaaaaattcaaacttcgtatctaaattaaatgtaaacacaaattttagattaattaatgtttaataaggatcaaatttaatgataaataGATATGTCAATTTAACACGTAGTTCGTGGGACCCATTACAAAGGAGTGTGGTAGCTAAACTAGGACGGATATCTATCCCAATCTCACGTGcctcaatttttatatataaaattgttcaacgttatattatatttctgtttatgaaatatattgaatttgaaaattttatattcttttaaaaaaattatattaaaaaatgaacggTGAGATCCACATCttggagaggaaaataaaacattttttttatggggaataaaacatttttttacccGTGTTGAAACCTTTGTCTAACAAACTtatttgaggggaagcccaagaGCGAAAGctcttaaaaaaacaatatctattagtggtgagcttagccggttacaaatggtatcaaagctagacatcaGGCAATGTGCCAATGAGAACATTGGGAGCTAGACCTCGGGcaagcccaaaaaaaaacaatagctAATAGTGGTGAGCTTAgccggttacaaatggtatcaaagctagacatcgggcgatgtgccaatgagAACATTGGGAGCTACACCTCGGGcaagcccaaaaaaaaacaatatctaataaTGGTGAGCTTAggcggttacaaatagtatcaaagctagacatcgggcgatgtgccaatgagAACATTGGGATCTAGACCTCGGGcaagctaaaaaaaaagaagcaataTCCAATAGTGGTGAGCTTAgccggttacaaatggtatcaaagctacattgggccctaaagggggtgaattttgagatctcatatcgattggagagaagaatgagTGTCGacgaggacgctggtcccAAAAGGGTATTAGACCAACACGACTCTCATAAATTTggtttgggctttcccaagaGG carries:
- the LOC111779591 gene encoding uncharacterized protein LOC111779591 is translated as MASKSGSSNPKLQSIGGSRKCLCSPTTHPGSFRCSIHRNRRKVSARSSSSSIAAITTAQLKLTMLAKANALRSFLLQIINPSSKDLQRRRNFRPKPSRFCLMNNHGTGLAVS